The Acidipropionibacterium virtanenii DNA segment CTGACGGGCAAGCCGTTCAGCGTCCTGGCCCTGTCGGCCGGCGCCGCCACCGCCGCCTATTCCTTCCTGGGCTTCGACGCAGTCACCACACTGACCGAGGAGACGGTCGACGCGAAGCGCACCATCCCCCGCGCCATCATGCTCACCGCGCTGGTGGGCGGCGGCATCTTCATCGCCTCCACCTACGTCACCGAGCTGGTGCACCCGCTGATCACGGTGGTCGACGTCGACTCGGCGGCCTTCGAGATCGCCAAGGGGATCGGCGGGGCCTTCCTCTCGGCGGTCTTCCTGACCGGGCTGATCGTCGGGCAGTTCGCCTCCGGCATCGCAGCCCAGGCGTCGGCCTCCCGCCTGATGTACGCCATGGGCCGCGACGGTGTCCTACCGCGGCGCTTCTTCGGGGTCCTGGCGCCGCGCACAGGCACGCCGCGCAATGCCATCCTGGTGGTGGCCGTCGTCGGCCTCATCGGCTGCTTCCTCGACGTCAGCACCTCCACCTCCTTCATCAACTTCGGGGCCTTCATCGCCTTCGGGATGGTCAACGTCTCCGCGATCTTCCTGACCCGCCGCCATGCGGCCGCCGGCACCCGGACCAACCCCGTGCTCGGCTATCTGCTTCCCGGCCTGGGCGTGCTGGTGGTCTTCTACCTGCTCACCCAGCTCGACCTGCCGGCCCTGGTGGTCGGCGGCTCCTGGCTGATCATCGGCATCGGCGTGCTCACCGCTCTGACCCGCGGCTTCCACCGTCCCCCGCCGGACATGACTGACGCCGCATGAGTGCCTGCCATGAGTTGACGGCGGTCGGAGTCCAGGCGACGCCGACCGCCATCGGTGCGCCTCTGGGCCTCTTCCGTGATTCCTGCCGCGAGATCCTTCGCCAGAATCCGGACGCGGGGATGCTCATCTGGCCCGAGATGCACCTGTTCGCCGACGGCGCCCCGGACAGAGCCCGGACGCGGGCTCTCCGAGCGGTCGCCGAGCCCTTGGACGGGCCCCGGGTGGCGACCCTGGCCCGGATCGCCGCCGAACTCGGCGTCTGGCTGGTACCGGGCAGTGTCTGCGAGCTCGGACCCGCCGGCGAGCTGTTCAACACAGCGGTCGTGCTCTCCCCCGACGGAGGCCTGACCGCCAGCTACCGCAAGATCTTCCCGTGGCGGCCCAGCGAGCCCTGGACCCCCGGTGACAGGCTGTGCGTTTTCGACATCGACGGGGTCGGCCGGTTCGGACTGTGCATCTGCTTCGACTCGTGGTTCCCGGAGGTCTCGCGCAATCTCGCATGGCTGGGCGCCGAGACGATTCTCAACGTCGTGAAGACCACCACGGCCGACCGGCCGCAGGAGCTGGTGATCGCCCGCGCCAACGCCATCACCCAGCAGGTGAATTTCCTCACGGTCAACGCGGCGGCGCCGATCGGGACGGGGTACTCGGCGGCATTCGGACCGCAGGGCGAGGACCTCGGGCATATCGACGCCCGCCGGCCGGGGATCCTCAAGGCCGTGCTGTCGGGCGACGAGGTGCATCGCGTCCGCCGGCAGGGCACCGCGGGCGTCACCCGGCCCTGGGCGTTCTTCCGGCCAGGGGACCGGCCGGTCGACCTGCCGGCCTACCGCGGCTCCATCGACCCGACGGCCTGGAACCGCGACTGACCCGCCCCGGATCACTCCGGAACGGGCCAGCGGCGCACAATCGATCCTGCGCGCACTCGATCCTGAGGGGCTATGCCGCGACGGCCCCGACGAACAGGTCCAGGGCCTCGTCAAGCAGCGACCCCGGGATGGTGAGCGGCGGCAGGAAGCGGATGCAGTTGCCGTGGATGCCGCAGGTCAGCACGACGACGCCCTGGGCCAGGAGCGTCCGGGCTATCCGCCCGGCCCTGGCGGCGTCCGGCCTCACGGTGCCGGGCTCCACGAACTCGACGGCCATCATGGCGCCGCGACCGCGCAGGTCGCCGACGCCGCCCTCACCCACGAGAGGTTCCACCTTGGCCCGGATGACCGCCTCGATGGCCCGCGCCCGGGCCGGCAGATCCCAGTCCTCCATGGTCTCGATTGCTCCCAGACTGGCCGCGCAGGACACCGGGTTGCCGCCGTAGGTACCGCCCAGACCACCGGCTTGGGCACTGTCGACGATCTCGGCCCGACCGGTGACCGCGGCCAGCGGCAGGCCACCGCCGAGCGCCTTGGCGGTCGTGATGAGATCGGGCTCGACGCCGTCGTACTCACTGGCGAACCAGCGGCCGGAGCGGCAGAAGCCGCACTGGATCTCGTCGAGGATGAAGACGATTCCATGAGCTCGGCACCAGGCCTGCAGGGACTCCAGGTATCCGGGGGCCGGGACGATGAAGCCGCCCTCGCCCTGGATGGGCTCCTGGAGCAGACAGGCGATCCGCTCAGCGCCGACGGTGGTCTCCAGGTGGTCGATGGCGCGACGAGCCGCCTCCTCGCCGCTGATCGGGGCGGGCTCGCGGTAGGGATAGCTGCTCGGGAAGTGATAGATCTCCGGGGCGAAGGGCCCGAATCCGGCCTTGTAGGGCATCGCCTTGCTGGTGAGCGCCATGGTGAGGTTCGTGCGCCCGTGGAAGGCGTTCTCGGCGACGGCCACCGCGGCCCGTCCGGTGTGGTGACGGGCGATCTTGACGGCGTTCTCGACGGCCTCGGCCCCGGAGCTCACCAGCACCGACTTCTTCTCGAAGTCTCCGGGGGTGAGTTCCGCCAGCTTCTCGCAGACCTCGATATAGCTCTCGTACGGGGTGGTGGCGAAACTCGTGTGGGTGAAATTCGCCACGGCATCCTGGACGTTGGCGACGACCTTGGGGGCCGAGGCACCAACGCTGGTCACCGCGATTCCGGCTCCGAGATCGATCATCGAGTTGCCGTCGGCGTCGATCAGTACTCCCCCGTCGGCCGCCGTCGCATAGAACGGGGAGGACGAGGAGACTCCCGCGGCCACGACGGCGTCCCTCCGGGCCGCCAGTTCCCGGGACCGGGGGCCGGGCAGCTCGGTGACGAGCCGGCGCTCCTGTGGCAGGTGGTAGATAGGTTCAGACATGTGCTGACTTCCTCTGCTGTGGACAGCGGAGATGGGCCGGAGCGGGGCACCTCCTACCTCGCATGGTGGCACTCCGGCTCCCGCCGCCGGCCGCCTAGTCAGCCTGTGATACGCCCTCAGCGATCAGCCTCGTCAGCGGTCCGAGCCTGCTGCGCTCGGGCCAGACGGCCCTCAGCCCCGCTGCGCCGAGCGGCTCGGCGCAGCGCGCGCCGACCGCGACGAGGCGCAGTTCGCCCCGGTCCACGAGTGCTCTCACCGCATCGAGGGTGCCCGCCTTCCTCAGCGAGTCCACCCAGGCAGCGGCTCCCGGCGCGGCCGTGAACGCGACCGCGTCGTACCGCCCCACGCCGGCATCGACGGCGGCCCCGGCCACCGCGTCGGGATCCACCGGCGGCCCCCATCGGTAGACGGGCAGCTCGATCACCCGGGCACCCGCCTGGCGAAGTCCCGCGAGCAGACCCGCGTCCCCGCCGCCGTCGAGCTGGACGGCGATCTCGACGCCGTCGACGCCCTCGGTCCGCAGGGTCGCCAGGATCTCGTCGGACAGTTCCGAGGCGGCCACCCAGTCGGCCCGGGAACCGATCTGCTGCAGAGCCCCGGCGGCCTTCGGCCCGCGTGCCAGCACCCGGGCGCCGTTGAGCATCTCGACGAGCCGGCCGCCCAGGCCGTTGCCGATCGCCGACTCGTTCCAGGCACGCAGCCCGAATCCGGTGGTGATCACGACGATCCGCGGCGGCGCGGCGATCAATGCCCGGGTCTGGTCCAGCAGGGTCTCCTCATCGATGTGCTTCTCGACGGCCAGAGTCGGTACGACGGTCACCTCGGCCCCGCGCCGCACCAGCGGTGCGGCCAGATCGTCGGCCCGTCGCTGGGCGGTCACCAGGATCCGCCGACCGGCCAGGGGAAGGCCCTCCTCGCGAGCTTCTGCCATGGCCCGGACACTACCCGGAGGCCCGAATCGCCCGCGCCTAGAATTGGCGGCGCGCCGGATCGGCGGCGCACCGCACAATCCCTGGAAGGCAAGGTCCATATGACAGACGTCCAGTCGGCACGCACCTCGCACAGCGAGGACGCACAACTCTCTGCGGCCGAGGAGCAGAAACTGCCCAAGCGGCAGACCCCCTTCTCGCAGGCCTTCAGACAGTTCATCCCCACCGACTGGGCGCCGTACGACTCAACCCTCCCCGAGCCCCTCGGCTCGGTTCCGTCGGCCACCGCCCATCGCGACGCCCTGGCCTCCCGCTTCCCCGGGGAGCGGCTCGTCATCCCGGCCGGCACCCTGGTGCGCCGCAACAATGACTGCGACTATCCGTTCCGCCCGAACACGGCCTTCGTCTACTACTCAGGACTGGGCACCGACCGCGAACCCGACGCGGTGCTCGTCATCGACGCGGGCTCGCCCGAGCACCGCGACGTGCTCTACTTCAAGCCGCGCGCCCCGCGCACCGATCGCGAGTTCTACGCAGATTCCACCTACGGCGAGATGTGGGTGGGCAAGCGCGAGTCCCTGGCGGAGATGTCGGCGATGACCGGCCTGGAGTGCCGCGACATCTCCCGTTTCCAGGAGGCCGTCTCCGCGGGCGACCCGCAGGTCCGGGTGATCCGCGACGCCGACTCCGCGGTCACCGAGAGGATCGACGCGCTGCGTTCCAGCGGTTCCGAGGAGGCTGACCAGGAGCTCTACGAGGTGAGCTCCGAGGCCCGGTTCTGCAAGGACGAGTGGGAGACCGGGCAGCTGCGCGACGCCTGCCGCAAGTCCAGGCAGGCCTTCGACGCGGTGATCGCGGAGATCCCCGCAGCCGTCGAGAAGGGCCGCGGGGAGCGCTGGATCGAGGGCACCTTCGGGCTGCACGCCCGCCACCTGGGCAACAACGTCGGCTACGGATCGATCTGCGCCGCCGGGGACCACGCCAATACCCTCCACTGGGTGCGCAATGACGGGGAGCTGCGCCCCGGAGAGCTCATCCTCATCGACGCCGGCATCGAGGTGGACTCCCTCTACACCGCCGACATCACCCGCACCTTCCCGATCTCGGGGAGGTTCACCCCGGCCCAGCGGAGGGTCTATCAGGCCGTCTACGAGGCCCAGAACGCCGCGGCGGCGGTCGCCACCGTCGGCCACGACCACCGCGACATCCACCAGGCGGCCATCCGGGTGATAGCCGAGTACCTGGCCGAGTGGGGAATCCTGCCGGTCAGTGTGGAGGACGCGCTGTCGCCCGAGGGCGGCCAGTTCCGCCGCTGGATGGTGCACGGCACCAGCCACCATCTGGGCCTGGACGTCCACGACTGCGCAGAGGCCAGCCGTCACGACTACTCGGGCCCGCTGCGCCCCGGCATGACGGTCTCCGACGAGCCCGGCATCTACTTCAGGTCGACCGATCTGCTGGTGCCCGAGGAGTTCCGCGGCATCGGGGTGCGGATCGAGGACGACATCCGGATCACCGACGGCGAGTGCGAGTGGTTGTCGAAGGACACCCCCCGCCAGATCGACGATGTGGAGGCCTGGATGGCCGAGATCTGGAACTCCTGAGGCCTCAGTTCACGGAATCCCGCATCGTCCCGGTCATCACGAGGGCCAGGATCAGCACCGTGCCGACGGCATGGGCGACGTCCAGGCCCTCCTGGGCACCGGCCGCCGAGATGAGGATTCCGGTGGCCAGCACCACGACCACCAGAATCGCGAGCAGGAGGTCCCAGGCGCTCACCCGGTGACGGAGGCGGGCGACGAGCACCGCGACGGTCAGCAACTCGCCGACCACCATCACCGCCTGCTGCAGCCCCCAGGCGACGAGCGGCCCGTCACCGGCCCCGCGGACGAACAGGGCCCATCCCATGCAGCGGCTCAGCGACCCGGAGCCGGAGACGAGCACGGCCAGGAAGTGACCG contains these protein-coding regions:
- the gabT gene encoding 4-aminobutyrate--2-oxoglutarate transaminase codes for the protein MSEPIYHLPQERRLVTELPGPRSRELAARRDAVVAAGVSSSSPFYATAADGGVLIDADGNSMIDLGAGIAVTSVGASAPKVVANVQDAVANFTHTSFATTPYESYIEVCEKLAELTPGDFEKKSVLVSSGAEAVENAVKIARHHTGRAAVAVAENAFHGRTNLTMALTSKAMPYKAGFGPFAPEIYHFPSSYPYREPAPISGEEAARRAIDHLETTVGAERIACLLQEPIQGEGGFIVPAPGYLESLQAWCRAHGIVFILDEIQCGFCRSGRWFASEYDGVEPDLITTAKALGGGLPLAAVTGRAEIVDSAQAGGLGGTYGGNPVSCAASLGAIETMEDWDLPARARAIEAVIRAKVEPLVGEGGVGDLRGRGAMMAVEFVEPGTVRPDAARAGRIARTLLAQGVVVLTCGIHGNCIRFLPPLTIPGSLLDEALDLFVGAVAA
- a CDS encoding aminopeptidase P family protein, giving the protein MTDVQSARTSHSEDAQLSAAEEQKLPKRQTPFSQAFRQFIPTDWAPYDSTLPEPLGSVPSATAHRDALASRFPGERLVIPAGTLVRRNNDCDYPFRPNTAFVYYSGLGTDREPDAVLVIDAGSPEHRDVLYFKPRAPRTDREFYADSTYGEMWVGKRESLAEMSAMTGLECRDISRFQEAVSAGDPQVRVIRDADSAVTERIDALRSSGSEEADQELYEVSSEARFCKDEWETGQLRDACRKSRQAFDAVIAEIPAAVEKGRGERWIEGTFGLHARHLGNNVGYGSICAAGDHANTLHWVRNDGELRPGELILIDAGIEVDSLYTADITRTFPISGRFTPAQRRVYQAVYEAQNAAAAVATVGHDHRDIHQAAIRVIAEYLAEWGILPVSVEDALSPEGGQFRRWMVHGTSHHLGLDVHDCAEASRHDYSGPLRPGMTVSDEPGIYFRSTDLLVPEEFRGIGVRIEDDIRITDGECEWLSKDTPRQIDDVEAWMAEIWNS
- a CDS encoding APC family permease, producing MLHRQLHLHSVLAFGLAYLAPIIVLGTFGVISEKSHGGTAGSYLIALVAMLLTAASYGRLAREIPMAGSAYTYVRRTVSDHLGFLVGWGSMLDYVFIPMVIWLIGASYLNAQFPAVPDWAWILIFIVSTTALNILGIKVADKANLVLLAIEVLVIALFTIFAIYAVTHHGHSLLSSAPLTGKPFSVLALSAGAATAAYSFLGFDAVTTLTEETVDAKRTIPRAIMLTALVGGGIFIASTYVTELVHPLITVVDVDSAAFEIAKGIGGAFLSAVFLTGLIVGQFASGIAAQASASRLMYAMGRDGVLPRRFFGVLAPRTGTPRNAILVVAVVGLIGCFLDVSTSTSFINFGAFIAFGMVNVSAIFLTRRHAAAGTRTNPVLGYLLPGLGVLVVFYLLTQLDLPALVVGGSWLIIGIGVLTALTRGFHRPPPDMTDAA
- a CDS encoding carbon-nitrogen hydrolase family protein, with amino-acid sequence MSACHELTAVGVQATPTAIGAPLGLFRDSCREILRQNPDAGMLIWPEMHLFADGAPDRARTRALRAVAEPLDGPRVATLARIAAELGVWLVPGSVCELGPAGELFNTAVVLSPDGGLTASYRKIFPWRPSEPWTPGDRLCVFDIDGVGRFGLCICFDSWFPEVSRNLAWLGAETILNVVKTTTADRPQELVIARANAITQQVNFLTVNAAAPIGTGYSAAFGPQGEDLGHIDARRPGILKAVLSGDEVHRVRRQGTAGVTRPWAFFRPGDRPVDLPAYRGSIDPTAWNRD
- a CDS encoding uroporphyrinogen-III synthase; its protein translation is MAEAREEGLPLAGRRILVTAQRRADDLAAPLVRRGAEVTVVPTLAVEKHIDEETLLDQTRALIAAPPRIVVITTGFGLRAWNESAIGNGLGGRLVEMLNGARVLARGPKAAGALQQIGSRADWVAASELSDEILATLRTEGVDGVEIAVQLDGGGDAGLLAGLRQAGARVIELPVYRWGPPVDPDAVAGAAVDAGVGRYDAVAFTAAPGAAAWVDSLRKAGTLDAVRALVDRGELRLVAVGARCAEPLGAAGLRAVWPERSRLGPLTRLIAEGVSQAD